A stretch of DNA from Pseudomonas sp. HN11:
AACCTTCTCGTCCGAAGACGTACCGGTCAAGCCACTGAAGCTGTTGTCGGTGCCCATACTGGCCAGCGCACCACGGAAGGCGTCCAGGGCGGCCTGGATCTTGCCGATCGACGACAGCTGGGTGGTCGCCTTTTGCGACTGCAGATTGATCTGAGCCTGTTTCGGCGCTCGCTCGGCATCCACCAGGGATTTCACAATTGCCTGAGTGTCGAAACCCGACCCCACGCCGGTAATCGTTGTACCCGCCATCATCTTTCTCCTATTCCGGTGGCTGCCGTTATCTTGACGAACGTCGCTTCAAGCGGTGACAGCAACAAATTTCATGCCAGTTCAAGCTTTGTCATCAAACAACACATGACTGGCGCTGGCCAGGTTTTGCGCCAGCTTCAGGGCTGTTTCCGAAGGAATCTGCCGGATCACTTCACCCGTGTCGGTGGCAATGACCTTGACCACGACCCTGTGGGTGGAATCATCAATGGAAAAGTCCAGATTACGCTGGGCCGCTTGTACGAATTCTTTAATATCGGTGACCGCTTTTTCCAGGCTGTCCTTTTGGGACGTGCCCACGGTTGGCGCGGCCGCTTCAACCTTGCTTTTGTCCTTGTCTGCAACCACAGGTGCCACGGTGCCTTGGGGGGCCAGCGGCGGATAAGACAAGTTCAGTTTTACATTCATGTCCATGCCCAATCTCCTCTGATTGGAAAAGACGAAAGGGCACGTAAACGCGCCCTTCCGTCAATCACCACGTGCCGTTATTACTGAAGCAGCTTCAGTACAGCGGATGGCAGCTGGTTAGCCTGCGACAGGATCGCAGTGGAAGCCGACTGCAGGGTTTGCTGCTTGGTCAGTTCAGCGGCTTCGGAAGCGAAGTCGACGTCCTGGATGGTGGAACGAGCAGCGGTGGTGTTTTTCTGGATGTTGGACAGGTTGTCCACAGTGCTGGTCAGACGGTTCTGTACCGCACCCAGGCCCGAACGGGAG
This window harbors:
- a CDS encoding flagellar protein FlaG, with the translated sequence MDMNVKLNLSYPPLAPQGTVAPVVADKDKSKVEAAAPTVGTSQKDSLEKAVTDIKEFVQAAQRNLDFSIDDSTHRVVVKVIATDTGEVIRQIPSETALKLAQNLASASHVLFDDKA